GTGGGATGCACAATTTGTGGCAGAACTACGTTGACCTTCGCGGAGTGCGGCAGCAAAACGAAGACCTGCAGGCGCAGCTTGACCGCTTGCGACTGGAACAAGTGAGCCTTATCGAAGATGCCGGACAGGCGCGGCGCTTGCAAGCACTGCTTGGATTCAAGACAAAGTTTATTTCGCAGACGGTGGCGGCTCAGGTAATCGGCACAAGTGGCACAGACCGCTCGCGGGTGCTCTACATCAATAAAGGTTCCGAAGACGGCATTGGCGTCGATATGGCTGTCATCACGCCTAAGGGAGTCGTGGGTAAAGTGACGCGGGTCTCCAACCACTCAGCGCAGGTGCTTCAGATTAATGATGCGACCGCTGGGGCGGGTGTAATGCTGGAGCGCTCTCGGCTGCGGGGCGTCCTGCGCGGTTCTTCCTCCGGCATTCCAGAGATCATGCATGTCATGGCCGACGAAAAGATTGAGCCGGGTGAGCCAGTTATAACTTCTGGTGGTGATCAGATTTATCCTCGTGGACTGCCTATCGGTACAGTCCTTAGCACGGGTCCAGATCCGGACGGCGGTCCCTTCCTCGAAGTAAAGGTAAAGCCTTCGGCGAACCTGGATAAGGTCGAAGAACTTCTGGTAATTACAAAAATCCTTGACAAGGGACAGCCGCAGCAACAGGCTCCACCGGGTCTCCGAGCAGCAGACATTCTGGCCCAACGACTCCCAACAATTACTCCCAAGCCGCCTGACAAAACTGGGGGTGAGCCGCCTACAACAAGCGTTCTCTTCGCAAAGAAACCCGTGTCGCCGGGCACGGAAGTTCCCTCGACACCCACTACACCGAAGAAGAAGCAACCTGCTGCGAATCTTGGTTCCGAACCTGCAACAACTCCGACGAGCGGTCCTGTTGCCCAGTCTGGAGAGACCGCCGCAGAAGCAAAGCAAAACGCCTCCCCAGCCGCAAATGGAACTGATACGGCAGCTTCGGAGCCGAAGAAACCTAAACCAGCATCTGCAACTGATCCAACGCAGCCGCAGGAGAACCCTCATTAGTGGCTACGCTCACGTACACATCGCGCGAACAGATCGAGGTACACCGATTTAGCGCCCTCGCGACGATTGGGATTCCCCTGCTCGCGATCTTTTTTCAAGCGTACGTTTCGTCCCGAGTTTCCTTCCTAAAGCTATTCGATCTTCCCCTACTCGTGACCATCTTCTTCGCGGTTTCGCGGCGTAATCAACTGGCGGGGATGCTGACCGGTTGTTCGATCGGCTTGGTGCAGGACGCACTTACGCATCTGCCTATTGGCATCTACGGAATCTCGAAAACGATCGCCGGCTACGCCGCCTCCTCGATCGGCGTGAAGGTGGATGTTGATAATCCCGGTTCGCGCTTCCTGATGATGTTCTGTTTTACCTTGCTGCATGATGGCATCTACTTCATTGTTAGTCGGCACCTGCTGGGCATACCGGCCGATTGGCGCATGCTGCACGAACTGGGTTCCGCGCTCGCAAATGCCATCGTCGCCGTGCCGCTGTTTGCGCTCATGGACCGCGCCAAGCAGCGTTAATCTCGGGCCATCGTATTAGTCCGTTCGTAACGTATTAGGTAGGGATTTGTGTCATTCGCGCGGCTCGTAAACCGAGTAGTTGGATAAAATAGATTGAACTCGCTCTGCGGCTTCCCACCCGACTGAAGTTGAAGTGAATGTACGATCGCGAAGACAAGATTCCGCAAATCAAACTGGCTTCTGTCCAGTATGTGATTCTGCTCGTGGTCGCGATTCTCGTAGTTCGTCTCTGGAACCTGCAAGTACGGGGCAGCGAGAGATACAGCAGCCTTGCAGAGCAGAATCGTACCCGCAAGGTTCCCATTCTGGCCCCTCGAGGCAAGATTTATGATCGCGAAGGCCGGATCCTTGTCGACAATTATCCCTCCGTTTCCGCGCTGCTGATTCGC
The sequence above is a segment of the Acidobacteriota bacterium genome. Coding sequences within it:
- the mreC gene encoding rod shape-determining protein MreC yields the protein MENFFTRYRNVTVLLFLLMAQVIVLATQVRRPETATGESMSLVRVWIVHIFVPGEKAISSIGSGMHNLWQNYVDLRGVRQQNEDLQAQLDRLRLEQVSLIEDAGQARRLQALLGFKTKFISQTVAAQVIGTSGTDRSRVLYINKGSEDGIGVDMAVITPKGVVGKVTRVSNHSAQVLQINDATAGAGVMLERSRLRGVLRGSSSGIPEIMHVMADEKIEPGEPVITSGGDQIYPRGLPIGTVLSTGPDPDGGPFLEVKVKPSANLDKVEELLVITKILDKGQPQQQAPPGLRAADILAQRLPTITPKPPDKTGGEPPTTSVLFAKKPVSPGTEVPSTPTTPKKKQPAANLGSEPATTPTSGPVAQSGETAAEAKQNASPAANGTDTAASEPKKPKPASATDPTQPQENPH
- the mreD gene encoding rod shape-determining protein MreD, translated to MATLTYTSREQIEVHRFSALATIGIPLLAIFFQAYVSSRVSFLKLFDLPLLVTIFFAVSRRNQLAGMLTGCSIGLVQDALTHLPIGIYGISKTIAGYAASSIGVKVDVDNPGSRFLMMFCFTLLHDGIYFIVSRHLLGIPADWRMLHELGSALANAIVAVPLFALMDRAKQR